The Acidimicrobiia bacterium genome contains the following window.
ACGGTCGAGGAGCGCGGCTTCGACACCCGCGTCACCGCCGGCGCCGTGCGCGAGCTGCTCGACGCTGCGTCCGAGCTGCTGCCCGGCGTCAGCGAGCTCGAGCTCGCCGAGGCCCGCGCCGGCCTCCGGCCCGGCACCCCCGACAACGCGCCGATCATCGGCGCCGTGCCCGGCCGCGCCGACGTCCTGGTCGCCACCGGCCACTTCCGCAACGGGATCCTGCTCACGCCGGTCACCGCCGACGCCGTCGCCGACCTGGCGGTCGGCAGCCGAGGAGCACCGGTGACGGCCCCGTTCACCGCGGATCGGTTCTCGTGATCGGCCTGACCGTCAACGGGGCCGTGACCGAGGTCGACGCCGACGCCACGGTGGCCAGCCTCGTCGCGCTGCTGGGTCGCGATCCCCGGGGCGTCGCCGTGGCCGTGAACGAGGCCGTGGTGCCGCGCCGCGCGTGGTCGGCCACCGCCCTCCGGCCCGGGGACCGGGTCGAGGTGCTGCGGGCGGCGCAGGGAGGCTGAGTGGACGACCCCCTCGTCATCGCCGGCACCACGCTGTCGTCTCGGCTCATCCTCGGGACCGGTGGCGCGCCGAGCCTCCACTCCTTGGAGCGCGCGATCGTCGCCGCCGGCGCCGAGATGGTCACGGTCGCGCTGCGGCGCCTGGACCCGACCGCGACCGGCTCGGTCGTCGACGTGCTCGAGCGCACCGGCGTGCGCACGCTGCCGAACACCGCGGGGTGCTTCACGGCCCGGGAGGCGGTCCTC
Protein-coding sequences here:
- a CDS encoding FAD-dependent oxidoreductase, with product TVEERGFDTRVTAGAVRELLDAASELLPGVSELELAEARAGLRPGTPDNAPIIGAVPGRADVLVATGHFRNGILLTPVTADAVADLAVGSRGAPVTAPFTADRFS
- the thiS gene encoding sulfur carrier protein ThiS encodes the protein MGLTVNGAVTEVDADATVASLVALLGRDPRGVAVAVNEAVVPRRAWSATALRPGDRVEVLRAAQGG